The Tripterygium wilfordii isolate XIE 37 chromosome 17, ASM1340144v1, whole genome shotgun sequence genome has a window encoding:
- the LOC119982378 gene encoding immune-associated nucleotide-binding protein 9-like yields MMGGSSIDDDWELTSPSIAVRTLVLVGRTGNGKSATGNTVLGRKAFKSRASSSGVTSTCELQQTIMKDGQIINVIDTPGLFDSSVGSEFIGKEIVKCIDLAKDGIHAVLVVFSVRTRFSQEEEAALRSLETLFGSKIFDYMIVVFTGGDELEDNDETLEDYLGRECPKPLKEILALCNNRQVLFDNKTKDGQKKVEQLQQLLSLVNLVTSQAGGQPYTDSLFAELKKGARKLRDQQEEVNSLSGYSKREILELKEQINASYEEQLKQITEMVEEKLRETNSRLEQQLAAEQAARLKAQEMAQLAQEKSNDEIRKLRENLEKAQKETEELRSRAKSCHIL; encoded by the exons ATGATGGGTGGAAGTTCGATAGATGATGATTGGGAGCTTACATCTCCATCGATTGCAGTTCGAACATTGGTTTTGGTTGGACGAACCGGCAATGGAAAAAGTGCTACTGGCAACACCGTTCTTGGAAGAAAAGCCTTCAAATCAAGGGCTAGCTCATCTGGTGTGACCAGTACTTGTGAGCTGCAACAAACTATAATGAAAGATGGTCAAATTATTAATGTCATTGACACTCCCG GGTTGTTTGATTCTTCAGTTGGGTCTGAATTTATTGGCAAAGAAATTGTGAAATGTATTGATTTGGCAAAGGATGGGATCCATGCAGTCCTTGTAGTTTTCTCAGTTCGGACTCGTTTTtctcaagaagaagaagccgCGCTTCGTAGTTTGGAGACATTGTTTGGAAGCAAAATATTTGACTATATGATTGTTGTCTTCACTGGTGGTGATGAACTTGAAGATAATGACGAGACTCTAGAAGATTATTTGGGTCGAGAATGTCCAAAACCTTTAAAG GAAATTCTTGCTCTATGTAATAACCGGCAAGTGCTTTTTGATAACAAGACCAAAGATggacaaaaaaaagttgaacaACTTCAGCAACTTCTGTCCCTTGTTAACTTGGTCACATCACAAGCTGGTGGACAACCCTATACTGATAGCTTGTTTGCTGAATTGAAG AAAGGGGCTAGGAAACTTCGCGATCAACAAGAAGAGGTTAACTCCTTAAGTGGATATTCAAAACGTGAAATATTGGAGCTAAAGGAGCAGATTAATGCATCATATGAAGAGCAGCTAAAGCAGATCACTGAGATG GTTGAGGAAAAGCTCAGAGAGACGAACAGTAGACTTGAACAGCAATTGGCAGCGGAGCAAGCTGCACGGCTGAAGGCACAAGAGATGGCCCAATTAGCGCAAGAGAAGTCAAATGATGAAATCCGCAAACTCAGGGAGAACTTAGAGAAAGCGCAGAAGGAGACTGAGGAGCTCCGCAGTCGAGCAAAAAGTTGTCACATTCTCTGA